From Hymenobacter sediminicola:
TCACATTAATCCTTGTATCGTTTTTTAGTTTCGAGTAGAAATGTTCCCACCAGAAGCCCACCCACCAGTACCGCAGTGCCCGTGCGCAGTGCTTGCTGTCCGACATCATAGGGTATCACTTCTCCGTCAATAGTCTGAAAACCGGCCAGCGTTTTCGCGGCTCGTTGGCAAGTGGCCATTTCCAAAAGCAAGTAACGCAACGCGTATCCCTGCCGACGCTTGAGTAGTAGTGAGGCCATGAGGAGCCAGAGGCAACATCTTGATACGTGTTTGCAGATTCCTGTAAATCCCCAAGCACATATCAAAAGTAGGCTGAAGTACAGCCGCTGTAAAGGACAGTTAAGGGTAAAATGTGACAGGTAAAATACTGCCGGTGCGACCCTGCTATGCTTACTTGTAGCATACCAGATTCGCTCCGTTGGCAATCAGGTATTCGCTTATTTACAGAGCTTTACCTGATATGTTTCTTCCTGCTTAGCGCTAGCTAATTGACGAATATTCTGCGTGTGTTTTGTTGATTTGTGACATTAGGATGCCTGCAATACCCGACTGTAGGGTTCCGGCGCGGATACAAGCCGGCGCAGGGATAATGCAGTCAGAAGCAGTGCTACGGTCGGGAATACAATAAGCCACCAAGAAGATGGTGCGACTCTACCAGCAGCCAGTATTCGGCCCCAACTAGGTACTTCAGGCGGAAGTCCTACTCCCAGAAAGGATAACGTTGTTTCGAGGCTGATAATTGCGGCTAGGCTAAGTGGTAGAGCTGTGCGTACCACTTGCCAGCAATTGGGCAGAACATGGCGAAAAATAATCTGCCGTGTCGGCAGGCCCAAGGCAGTAGCAGCTTCGAAGTAAGGTAGCCAGCGAATCCGGCGTACTTCAGCCCGCATCAGCCGGGCACTAGGTACCCAGAAAGTGAGAGTAAGCAACAGGACAAGGGTTGCAACGCTGGGCGAAACGGCTGTGGCCACCAGCACTACCAGCAACAGCCGCGGCAAAGCGGCCAGAAATACAATAGCTGCCGAAACCAGCGAATCGATGGGCAGCGCTACAGTAGCCCGCCACTGCGAAAAGCGTGACAGAATAGAGCCAAGCACCAGCCCGCCCCCGGCCAGACACAAAGGCCACCATCCAGCCAAAGGGCTGCTTGCCGGGGCTGTGAAGAGAGCATATAAGGCCAAAAAACAGGCTAGCGAAATCAGCCACGCCTTCGGCAGCCGCATACGCGAATTGCCCCAATAGCCAGCCGCAACTCCCAGCGCAGTGCCCAGTGCACTAGCAAGTAGAGTAGTTGGTACACTTACTAGCAACGCTGTACGGGCGCCATACAGCATGCCCCGCAAAACATCCTGGCCCTGCGAATCAGTGCCTAGTAAATGGCCGGAGGCAAGCGGAGCAGCGTTGATCTGCAGCAAGTCAGGACTGGGGGGGAAGGAGAAAAAATCAGCGAATAGCGCAGCCGCAGCCAGTAGCAACAGCCAGCCGAGGCTAAGACGCCAACTCCAGCTGCGCTTGGTGTAGGCAATGGTAGTGCTCATGCCGGGCGGTTTCTAAGCCGTGGATCGGAGAGCAAATACAGCGCCTCCGCCAGCCAAAGCGAAATCTGGCGCACCACTACTACCAGTGCCGTGCCTGCAAGCAGTATCGGAAAGTCGCGGGAAGCCGCCGCTTCTGCAAGCAGTCGGCCTAAGCCAGGCAGGGCAA
This genomic window contains:
- a CDS encoding ABC transporter permease; translation: MSTTIAYTKRSWSWRLSLGWLLLLAAAALFADFFSFPPSPDLLQINAAPLASGHLLGTDSQGQDVLRGMLYGARTALLVSVPTTLLASALGTALGVAAGYWGNSRMRLPKAWLISLACFLALYALFTAPASSPLAGWWPLCLAGGGLVLGSILSRFSQWRATVALPIDSLVSAAIVFLAALPRLLLVVLVATAVSPSVATLVLLLTLTFWVPSARLMRAEVRRIRWLPYFEAATALGLPTRQIIFRHVLPNCWQVVRTALPLSLAAIISLETTLSFLGVGLPPEVPSWGRILAAGRVAPSSWWLIVFPTVALLLTALSLRRLVSAPEPYSRVLQAS